GCCCGCTCCGGCGTTGACGGCGCAAGTGAATTGCGCCTACGCCTACGCGGCGGCAAGCCATGCCGACGCATGGCTTGCAGAGCATTTTCAAAAGCAAAATGCTCTAAGAACGTTTGCGCATGGCCCAGCAGGTTTGTTCCTGCTTGGCGCTAAAAAGCAAGAGGCCCGGTCATCCGGGCCTCTTGCTTTTAAAGAAATGATTTACACCTATGGTTTGGTCGTCAAGGGTCTGGCCGGACGGGTTTTCTGCAGAAGGGGAGACAGGCGGGGTCCCAAAACGGCCAGAAAAACTCCGAAGAAGACCAGGGCAGCCGCCGTGAGCCGGTACGGCCCGAAATCCTCGCCCAGCAGCAGCGCCGCGAAGGCCATTCCAAACACCGGCACCAGCAGGGAGAACGGCGCGACCACGGTCGGCGAATGCTTGCGGATGAGCCGGCTCCAGATGCCGAAGGCTAGCACGGTGGAGGCCAGGCCGGTGTAGAGCACGGCCGCCACACCGGTGAAGGTCAGTCCGCGCAGGGCTTCGGCCTGCCCGGTCTCAAAGAACAGGCTTAGCAGGGCCAAGGGCACGGGCGGCACCAAACTCATCCAGATGATCAACCGGAAAGCGTCGATGTTCCCGGCCTGTTTGATCTGGATGTTGGCCATGGCCCAGGAGGCGGCTCCGCCCAGAACCAGCAGCATGCCAAGGACGGAAGCCGAAGCCGACAGTTCCCAGCCGATGAAGGCGATGCCCGCGACGGCCACGCCGATTCCGGCCTTCTGCCAGCCTGAGGGCCGGTCCCCCAGCACTGCTAAAGCCAAAATCGGTGTGATCAGGGCCTGGAACTGCATGAGCAGAGAAGCCAGCCCGGGCGGCACGCCATGGGCCATGCCCAGGGTCAGGAATGAGAACATGCCCGCTCCGAGTGTCAGGCCCACGCCCAGAATGACCCGCCAGGGAATGCCCCCGCGGCCCACCAGCAGCACTGCGGGCACCGCGGCGGCCACGAAGCGCAGGCTGGAGAAGAGCAGCGGCGGAAATTCGTCCAGGCCTGTCTTGATGACGATGAAGTTGAAGGCCCACAGCACCACGACGAGCAAGGCCCACAGAGTATCCCTGAAGCTCACTTGAGTCTCCTTGCGCCAGGCCCGCCCCCTATGTGCTGGTCGGCAGGTTGATGAACCGGTCCCCGCTGGCGCGCATTGCCGGCGCAGCCAAACTGCCTAGCCGGTCAGGCACAATCCGGTCACGACCCGGCGGAAAGCGCTGAAAAACGCACACGAGACCCCGCTCGGCGGCACATGCGTAAAACGCCTTTGCGGATAGGCAATAGAGCACATGCTGCTGCGGCTTTACAGGTGCAGTTGCCTGCATTTTCGTCCGGGACAGAGCTGGGCAGAATGCTCTATTCGGGCTTGGGTTCCGCGGGTGCGGCGGCTTCAGGGCCGTCTTGTTCAGCTCCAGGTTCAGCGCCTTGCGCGACACCGCGTGTAGTGCTGTTCATGCAGCTCTCCTGCATGAGGCACAGTTCGCACCCACCGGAGTAGGGATGATTCGTGAGCACGGCATAGGTCCGGTCCACGCGGCCCTCGGGGTTCCACTCCAGGCCCATGCGCTTGAGCTGCGAGCGCATGGTCTTGTCCGGCCTGGGCAGCGGGGCGCAGGCCCCGTCCAGGAGTTCCGGCGTGAGGCTCTGGACCGTGGACATGCACAGACATATGGCCAGGTTGTGCGAAGCCAAACCCAGGGCCGGCGACTTCTGCCAATCAACCTCCACCTCGTCCTCCACGGCCTTGTCCAGCCACACGAGCAAGTAACCTTTGTCTTCTTTGGCGAATTCCGGGAGGAGCTTCCAGACGCTTAGATACTGGTCGCGCCAGCGGTTCCAGCGTTCCTGAAGTTGGACCAGCAGGTTCTGCTCCACACGGGTCTGACCGGCCAACTCCATGTAGTAGATCATGTCGAAGTGCGGATTGCTCTTTATTCTGCGGGCGATCATCTTGCCCATGACGAACTCCTTGGCTTTGGTTGTGGCCTGCATGGTGTACTCGACACCGCGCTGGGTTTCAAGGCGGCATGCGCCGGATTGTAGTAGCCGATCGTCCGGAAAGTCTTGACCGGTGCGGCCAAATCGGTCAGGCTTGCATCGGCAGGTGTGATCAGGGAGAGAAGGTTCCGGCAGTTCATGCTCGCAATGCGTTCTCCACGGCCGTCCCGGTTCTGCTTCGTTTCCTGCCCTCAACGGCCTTAGGTCGACGGGCCTTCATGCATGGGTGTCCTTGGCGGATCGTACCCATGTTCCCGGCTCTGCCCATATCATCAGTCATCACCGGCACGCGGGCGTACCGTGAAGCGTTGCTGCTTTGCGGCCAGTATCAAGGTGCGTCGAGCGTCGGGCAGCAGGGGCGCAATGCCTCAAGGAAAGTTCATGCCTTCGCACATCGAGCCTACAGCTGCAAGCGTCGGGACCGGTCTGTCCAGGCGTCAGGTCATCACCACTCTCGTCATCGCCGCCGCGGCTCCCCTGCTTTCGCCCGCCGCAGCCCTGGCCACCAAGGGGCCCTCACGGGGGCTTCATGATACAGGCGGCCGGGTGAACATCGTCGTCCCCGACAACTACGACCCCTTCGCGCGTACTTCCCGCACCACCTACCGCGCCAAGCTGACAAAAGCCACGCTCAGATTCGTGGAGCAGGGCTATGGAGGCCGCAACATGCCCATTTGGGGCAAACGGCTCGATCAGGTGGACCTGGAGAAGCGGGTTTCCAACCTCGCCTATTGGGTTTTGGCTGGCGTGGAGCAGCACGCCGGCATCTGGCCCATGGACCCGGCCTGGGTCATGGCCCAGATGATGGCCGAGTCCTTCTTCTATGAATTCGCCATTTCCTGGGCCTTTGCCGTGGGCCCGTGCCAATTCATTCCTGACACAGCCCGGGGGTACGGCATGCTCGTGGCCGGCGACAAGCCCGAGCATTTCGCCTCTCCATACGCCAAGGCCGAGCTGGCCCCGCGCTACAAGGATTACCTGCAGGCCAGGAGCAAGCTGAGCGACTTGCGCAGGTCATACGCGGCCGAGGGCATATTGCCCCCGGAAAAGGCCGGGGAGAAGTCCTGGCGCGAAACGCTCCGGGAGATTCTGGACGGCGGCACGAGCAAGGCAGAGCGCTACCTGGAGTACCTGGAGTTGGCCGAGAAGCACAATCAGGAACTGGACGCCGCAAGGAACGACTTCACGGATTACATGCGCGCCAATTTCGAGGGCCGCGACATCTTCCGCAAGGAGGACAACAACTTCCTCAAGGCATTTGATGGCCGCGTCTTCTACCGGGAGCCTTGCTCGTCTATGGTGCGCATGCTGGCCGAGGGGTTGCGCGCCCGCAGTGGCAACATCATAGCTGCAGCCGCCAGCTACCACGCCGGCCTGTTCAGCACCCGCGACGTGGGTTGCTATGAGCCCTACGGCCGACTTCCGCCTATCGAATCCACAGTGACCTACGTCAGCCGCATTCTGGTCAATCATCACGAGATAGTAGCTCGCATGGGCTGAGGCCCACCCGGCTTAGAGCCCCAGCCTGCGTTGAGCAAATCAGCTGGGAGAGGGCAGCGCCCTCTCCCAGTCCTGCCGGAAAAGCGCGGCCAGCCGAAGCTGTCCGCCGTGTCGAGCGTGGCCGGAAAAATCCCGGGAGTCTGTCCCGGATGCCTGCTGCCGCAGTCGATGTCGGCAGATCATGTCCGAGCAGCAGCCCATCTGTCTGGTAAGTCTCTCCCAGAGCGTTCCTGTTTCCAGGATGAACAGGAGCTCGCAGGGTCTCCTTGTCACCAACGCGCAGCCGTCCGTCCTTGGACTCTTTGGCGGTTCCGTGGGCAGCAGGGGCCGGATGACGGCCCACAAACGTTCGAACTCGGCGGGTTCATGGCTCCTTCCACCGGGAACCATAAGCCCGTAGAGATTGTCGGCTGGGTTTTGTTACTGGCTCCTAGTGCGGATTGCTTTTAAGACGCCCGCTCCGGCGTTGACGGCGCAAGTGAATTGCGCCTACGCCTACGCGGCGGCGAGTCATGCCGAAGCATGGCTCGCAGAGCATTTTCAAAAGCAAAATGCTCTAAAAGAAGTACGTGATCCAGAACTCCGTGCGGGCGTCCTGCAGCTTTTCCCCGAACTCGCTCTTCTCAGGTCCAAAGGGCATGATGAGCCTGGTCCTCAGCTCAAGGTCGGACCGGATCAGGTAAGACACCTCAGGGTTGATGCTGAAGCTGTGGTCGCCCAGGTTGGCGATGACCGTCAGCGTGGGCGTCAAGTAAAGGATGTCGAACGGCTCCTTCTGCGAAACCCTGAAATAGAGGTAATTCCGGCCCACGCTGCTCTGGTTAAAGTCCTGGCCGGCCAGAGTGCTCCGTTTCAGGAGCCGGTCGTTGCCCGTCTCCAGGTACTGCTGGTAGCCGTTCTCAATGAGCGTGAAGTAGTCGTCCATCTCGCCAGGCGAGTAGCCCTCGCCGTTGTGGTAATATTCAAGGATAAAGGTCGTGTCGTAGGCGTTCAGGTAGCGCAGGCCCAGCAGGAAGCTATAGGCATCGTAGCGCTCCGTGCGCAGGTTGCCCTGCTCGTCGGTGAGCGTCTTGTCGTAATCAAGGCGCAGGGCCGCCTCGCCGTGGATCTCTAGGTTACTGCTCAGATTTCTGGAGAAATCCAGGCCATAGCGCGTGTCGTAGTCCTCGCCGGTTGCAAAGAGCAGGTCGATGTCGGTGTCCATGAGCAGGAAGTACAGCTTTCCGGCATAGACCAGGGAACCATCGTCGGCGAGGTCGGCATTGACGTCCTCGTCTACCGGGACGAGCACCGGGGTGAAGGCCACGTTGGTCAATGGACCCTGGAAGCTCTTGATGTAGTCGGCGTAGGCCAGGACATAGCCCTGGCGGGCATAATCGGGATCATCGACGTCCTTGGGCCGGCTGACGAAGGCCACGGGGTTCCAGGCATAGCCCTTGCCCCAGTTGAGGACCTTTTTGCCGGCTTCAAGCGTGAACGCGTGGGAGGGCCGCCAGGTGGCGAAGCCTTCCTCAAGGAGCACCTGGCTTGCCCAGTGCTCCTCGTCGCGCAGGAACTCCTCCGACGGCTCGTCCGGGGCCGTACCCCCGCGCTTAGCCTCGCTCCAGGCAATATCGAAGCGCGGGCGGGCGTACAGGCCGACCTCGGTCCATTTGTAGGAAACCTCGGGCTTCAGGCTGAGCAGGAAGTCCGCCAGCAGCGAGTCCTGCGGCTCATTATAAAAGCGCTGCTTGTAGAGCAAGGCGTCCGTGTCCAGGAAGCGCGCGATCGAACGCTGCTCGACCCGGCCCCAGAGATTGAAGGGGTTGGGAGTCTCGGCCTCGGGAATCTCGAAGTCCAGATCGTATTCGTCGCCTTCGGCATTCTGGGCACCTTGGGCCAGGGCTGTCGCAGGGCACAGCGCGTGCGCCAGGAACAGCAGGGCCGCCAGGGTCGCCATGAGCGGCTTGGCAATGGGCGTGAAGAAAGCGCTGCGCATGGCTCCGTCCTTGTAAACGCACTTGGGAACGCACTTGCATTGGCTCGGCGACCCTCCCGGCGGTGCAGGAGGGCCGCAAGCGGACAGGTCGGGAGCTACTGCCGAAGGCTCTCCACCCTGGGCAGGTAGTTCAGGGTGAAGACTTCGTCGGGCAAATCCCGACGCTGGACCTTGGCGAAAATCATCACGGACTTGTAGCCTTTGTGCAGGGGGCTGTCGGTCTCGATGACCGCCGGCCGCATGAAGCCGTCGCCGAAGTCGGTGGGCTTCTTGAAGTACAGGGTCTTGATGAGCATGCCCGAGGCCGCCAGACACCTGATCTCCGTGGGCAGGAGGGCCTGCTTGTCCACGAGCATCTCCAGGCGGTCATAGGCCACTTCGCGCGTCTTGGCCTTCAGGCGCAGCAGGTGGGACTCGCTTTTGTCCTCCACGCCCTCAACCGTGTACTCGACATGGAAGTCGAGGCGCATGATGTCGGCGTTGTTGAAGATGCCGCCGGTCACGGACTGCAGGCTGGTGATGCGTACGGGCTTGCCCACGTTGGGGATGTGCAGCCACATGTTCTCGCCCAGGCGCAGCGTGGCGCGTCCCTTGTCGCTGGTGGGCGCGAGGAAGACCGAGGCGATCCTGTCCTGGCCTTTCTTGACCGTGTAGAGCGTGTACTCGCGCTTGGAGCCGTCCGGCTCGATGTTGATGAGCTTGCGGTAGGACTCGTAGCTCTCCGGGGCCAGATTGCGGTCGATGGTGCGCAGCAATTCATCACCATCGATGGCTTGGGCGGACCAAGCGGGCTGGGCCAAGCCCAGTGCCAGGATAAGCGCCAGGATGAACTTATGGGCGTTGCGCATGAGTGATTCTCCTTGGCGGTTAGACATGGCCCAGGGCCTCCACCGGCTCCATGCGGCTGGCCTTCCAGGCGGGCTGCAGCGCGGCCAGTGTCGAGGCTGCCAGGACGATGATTGCTATGGCCAGGAACTCGCCGATATCGATCGTCGGTCGCAGGGCCAGGTTGTCCATGCGGGCGAAGGAGAAAGTGATGTTGGCGTACTTGACCGCTAAAAGTCCGGCCAGGCCAAGGGCGCTGCCCACGGCTGCTCCCAAAAGGCCCAGGACAAAGCCCTCGACCACGAACAGACCTAGTATCTTGCCCGGCGTTGTGCCCATGGCCGCAATGGTGCCGATCTCCCTGACGCGCTCGAACACGGACATGAGCATGACGTTGAGCACGCTGATGAGCACGATGGCGATCATGATGATCTTCACCGTGACGATCATGAGGTCGATCATGCCCGCGATGTTGGCGAACGGGGAGAGCTTGGCCCAGGTGTGTGCCTCGAAAGCCGGCTTGCCCTGCTTGTTGGTGAACTGCTGGATTTGCATATTGATGCGGCCAGCAATTTTGTCGAGGGAGCCGAAGTCCTTGACCCGGATGACTACTTCCGAGACCTCGGCGCTGTCGATGCGCAGAAGCTCCCGGGCATCCTCGATGTGCAGGTAGGCGTCCTTGCCGCTTGGCCCGGCCACGTCCTCGATGAGGTTGCCGACGGTGAACGGCATGCCGTTGACCGAGCCGTCTTTGTTTGTGGCGATCAGGACCACCGAATCTCCTGCCTTGACGCCCATGGCAGCGGCCACCCTCTGCGGGATGACGATCTCGCCTGGCGAAACCAGAGGTGCGGCGACCAGGACCGACTTGTCGAGCAGGCGATCAGGCAGCGCGGGGCATACGACCGTTTCCTTGCTCGGGTCCACGGCCGTGACGCGCACGTTGGTGGTCTCGGCGTAGTTGCTGAGCATGGCCCCGAGCTTGATCCGAGGCGCGTACGCAGCCACGTCAGGGTCCTTGTCGAGCACGCCGGCGAGCTGTTCGTAGCCCTTGGCGCTCATGTTCAGGTTCAGCGGCAGGCTGTCTATGGACGCCACGTAGCCCTTGCGGTGGATCTGCAGGTGGCCGAGCGTCGAGTCGGTGATGATGCCGACCATCATGGCCTTGAACGACCCGGCTAGCCCAGAGAAGAGCAGGACCATGGTCACGCCCAGCACGATGAGCAGGGAGGTTAGGATGGTCCGCCGTTTGTAGCGCAGCAGGTTCCGCAGCGCGATCTTGAACATGCTACGCATGGGACAGACCTCCGCTCAGAAAGGTGGAGTCCTGGACGAGCCTGCCGTCCTCGATGGTGTGGACCACATCCGCGTGCTCGACAATCCTTGGATCGTGCGTGGAGAAGACGAAGGTCGTGCCGAAGCTGTCGCGCATCTCGCGCATGAGCGTGATGATCTTGTGCGCGGTGGCCTGGTCCAGGTTGGCGGTCGGCTCGTCGGCCAGCACGACTTCGGGGTTGGTGACCAGGGCACGGGCCACGGCCACGCGCTGCTTCTGGCCGCCGGAAATCTGGTCGGGCATCTTGTCCTTTAAGGCCATCATGCCCACGGCCTCCAGCACCCGCCAGACCCTGGCCTCCCTCTCCGTTGCCGAGACGCGCTTGATCATGAGCAGCGGGTACTCCACATTTTCGTAGACGCTCAGCACGGGGATGAGGTTGAAGGACTGGAAGATGAACCCCAGGTGCTCGCCACGGAACCTGGCCGCCTGGCGGCGATCCAGGGTGTCCACGCGCGTTCCGGCCACGCGGACCTCGCCTTGCGTGGGCTTGTCCATGCAGCCGATGATGTTGAGCAGGGTCGTCTTGCCGCTGCCCGAGGGGCCGACAAAGGTGACCAGCTTGCCCTGGTCGATGGTGATGGTGATGTGCGTGAGCGCCTGCTGCGACACGTGGCCGATGGTGTAGGACTTGGAGATGTCGCTGAGTTCAATGAGGGCCATGGGCGCACTCCGGGTTAGAGGTGAAGCTGCCCCCTGTGAGCAAAAACAGGTCCAAGGAAATAAGTCACGCAAATTAAGGTAATTAGTATAGGTGGGGGCAGGATGTGCAAGTTTATGTGCAGTCCGATGCACATGAATCTGCTTGTGTGCAGTCGACTGCACAGGTGGCAGCCATGACGGCTTGCCTGGGATGGGGCTAGCCCCTCACTATAAGAGCAGCATGGCATCCGGGAGCAGGGCAGCCGCGGCGAAGCATGCTGCGTCAGGACTCCGGGCAGGTACGAGGCAGATACATGGCGGTATGATATCAGCCGATCAGGCAATGGCTATGGAGCCAAAACAGCAATGCTGAATCAGGCCTTGAGGTCAATGCCGCTCAGGCTCCGCTGCCCGGGCTTGCGGCCAGGTATTGCGCCGCCAGATCGTCCATGAGCTTATGGAAGGACTCGTGGACGCCGGGGCCGATCCGCTCCTCCTCGATCCGCTCGAAGCTCCGAAACATCTCCTCCTGCTTTTCGGCCGGCAGGACCTTGTCCGCCATGACGAAGAGAACCTCGTTCTCCTTCTGAATATGTGCGCTCAGCAGGGCGATGTAGCCTGTCGCGGCCTCGGCGAATTCCTTGTCGTTCCTGGCCGGCAGCGCCTCCGACATGCGCCGGATGAATTCCCGGCCGGACACGTGCTCGTGTAGCATAACTCCGATCGGCCCGCCCTGCCTGGCGATCCCCGCCTTCTCGAGTTCCGGGAACAGGACGTCCTCCTCCTTGCCGTGGTGGCATTTGTCGGCGAACACCCGCAGGAACTCGATGATCTTTCCGGCCTGGCCCCGGTCGAAAGGCTCGCCGCTGCTTGCCTTCCGGGCCAGGATCGTGAGCACCTTGAGCATGAGCTGGATACCTTCATGCTCGTTGCGCAGCTCTTGTGTGGCTTTCATACTATATCCCTCCTGTGCTGATTCAGCCCGAGCGGGTGCGGGGGGAGGAGGCGAGGGGCTGCGCCCCTCGCCGGGATTTGCCTATGTTACCTTCTTCATGGGCTGCTCGCAGCACACGAGCGTGCCCGCGCCGCCCGTCTGCACCTTGACCACCTGCCCGCACACGTCACACTTGTAGGTCTCGCCGCTGTTGGCCATGAAAGTCTCCTTTTTACTGCAAAGGGTTGGAAGGCTTTTGACTATCCTAGCACAACTCGGGGCGATGGCAAGGCGATCCGGGCCGCGCCTGCGGTAAGCTTGGGCGCGCGGCAGCAGGGCCTGGGCGGGCGCGGCTTCAGCGTGCAGCGTCCAGGCTGCCCAGGTCGGCTGACAAGGCCCGCAGGACAGCGGAGAAAGCCTGGTTCATGGCAGCCATGAGTCCCTCGGGCGTGCGCTCGGGCAGTTGCGCCTCGCGGCGATAGGAGCGGCTCAGGGCTATCTCGCGCCCGGCTCCGCGTTCATCCAGCAGGAAGAACTGCGCCGCGACCACGGCCTTGGCATTCTTACCGTCCCGAAAGTCGCCGTACAGCTCGGTTACCAGGCCTTCGAGAATGAAATCGGCGTTCAGGCCGCTGCCGGGCAGGGCCACGTTTCGGAACAGCCCGCTTTGGCCCAGCCAGGTGCGCACCTGCTGGGTCACCAGATCGCCCGGCTGAGCCAGGTATAGGTGGTAGTAGTCGGCGGCGTATTCCGACGGGCCGGAGCGGTAGGTCAGGCTGCGCGTGTTGAAGGGCGGAGCTACGCGGATGTCGCGCACCAGCAGCGTGCCTTTCAGGGCGGGCTCGCGCAGGGGCTGCTCCGGCTGGCGGGCTTCGAGCACGTAGTAGCTCTTGGGCTCCGGGTCCTGCTGCAAGGCTCCGAGACAGCCTGACAGCAGGACGGCCGAGACGGAGAGCACAAGGGCGAGCAGGGTGTGGGTGAGGCCGCGTGGCTGTGTCATCTGTTCTCGAAGGGGCTTTGGACCTGAGCCGGCGGCTGTCCGAAAAGGGCGCGCGACGGGTTCTGGTTCAGGTCCTCGACCAGGGCGTTGAGGTTGTCCATAAGCGTATTGAGATTACCCAGCACGGCTTCCAGATTCTGACGCTGGCTCAGGGTCAGGTCGTTAATGTTGCCGGCCACACTGCTCAGGTGCTTGGCCGTACGGTTGAACTCGTTGGTGGTGACCAGGATGCTATCCATGACTTCAGGGAATCGGCCCAGACCACGCTTGAAGTCTGGGTTGGCCATCAACTGGCTCAAAGCTTCGGAGGCCTGGCCTATGCTCTCGGAACTCTGGCGCAGGTTGCGGGCCAGGGTCAGCACGTCCTGTTCGGCTCCTTCGGACATGCGCCGCATGCTGGCCATGGCTTTGGACGCATCGGTGATGATGGCCGAAGTCTCGGGGGCAGAGATCAGCTTATTGGCTTGCCGAATGGTCTCGCGCAACTCGGTCAGGCTTTGGGCCATAAGTTCCCCGAGACTGCCGACGTCGGCGTCCTTGAGGGCCTGGTCCAGGGTGGTTATGACCGAGTTGATCGAATTCACGAGTCCGCCGAAATCGACGCGCGCGATTTCATCCAGGGTGGTGGAAATGTTTTCGATGGCCCCTTCCAGACGGCTGTAAGTGCTGGGCGCCGAGGGGATATACAACGTCTCGGGCCGCCAGTCCGTGGGCAGGAGCGGGTTGCGCAGGGGATCGAGGTAGTCGATTTCCAGGTAGGCCACGCCGGTCAAGCCCTGCGTGGTCAGGCGGATGCGCAGGCCGCGGGCGATGCGCTCTTCCAGGTTTCTGCCGACGTCTTCCGCGGACAAGGTCTCGGCCACATGCTGGCGTATATCCATGCGCACCAGCACATAGCGCTCGGCTGCGCCCTGCACGCCGGGGTAGG
The window above is part of the Desulfocurvibacter africanus subsp. africanus DSM 2603 genome. Proteins encoded here:
- a CDS encoding EamA family transporter: MSFRDTLWALLVVVLWAFNFIVIKTGLDEFPPLLFSSLRFVAAAVPAVLLVGRGGIPWRVILGVGLTLGAGMFSFLTLGMAHGVPPGLASLLMQFQALITPILALAVLGDRPSGWQKAGIGVAVAGIAFIGWELSASASVLGMLLVLGGAASWAMANIQIKQAGNIDAFRLIIWMSLVPPVPLALLSLFFETGQAEALRGLTFTGVAAVLYTGLASTVLAFGIWSRLIRKHSPTVVAPFSLLVPVFGMAFAALLLGEDFGPYRLTAAALVFFGVFLAVLGPRLSPLLQKTRPARPLTTKP
- a CDS encoding ABC transporter permease, with the protein product MRSMFKIALRNLLRYKRRTILTSLLIVLGVTMVLLFSGLAGSFKAMMVGIITDSTLGHLQIHRKGYVASIDSLPLNLNMSAKGYEQLAGVLDKDPDVAAYAPRIKLGAMLSNYAETTNVRVTAVDPSKETVVCPALPDRLLDKSVLVAAPLVSPGEIVIPQRVAAAMGVKAGDSVVLIATNKDGSVNGMPFTVGNLIEDVAGPSGKDAYLHIEDARELLRIDSAEVSEVVIRVKDFGSLDKIAGRINMQIQQFTNKQGKPAFEAHTWAKLSPFANIAGMIDLMIVTVKIIMIAIVLISVLNVMLMSVFERVREIGTIAAMGTTPGKILGLFVVEGFVLGLLGAAVGSALGLAGLLAVKYANITFSFARMDNLALRPTIDIGEFLAIAIIVLAASTLAALQPAWKASRMEPVEALGHV
- a CDS encoding lytic transglycosylase domain-containing protein, giving the protein MPSHIEPTAASVGTGLSRRQVITTLVIAAAAPLLSPAAALATKGPSRGLHDTGGRVNIVVPDNYDPFARTSRTTYRAKLTKATLRFVEQGYGGRNMPIWGKRLDQVDLEKRVSNLAYWVLAGVEQHAGIWPMDPAWVMAQMMAESFFYEFAISWAFAVGPCQFIPDTARGYGMLVAGDKPEHFASPYAKAELAPRYKDYLQARSKLSDLRRSYAAEGILPPEKAGEKSWRETLREILDGGTSKAERYLEYLELAEKHNQELDAARNDFTDYMRANFEGRDIFRKEDNNFLKAFDGRVFYREPCSSMVRMLAEGLRARSGNIIAAAASYHAGLFSTRDVGCYEPYGRLPPIESTVTYVSRILVNHHEIVARMG
- a CDS encoding ABC transporter ATP-binding protein; this encodes MALIELSDISKSYTIGHVSQQALTHITITIDQGKLVTFVGPSGSGKTTLLNIIGCMDKPTQGEVRVAGTRVDTLDRRQAARFRGEHLGFIFQSFNLIPVLSVYENVEYPLLMIKRVSATEREARVWRVLEAVGMMALKDKMPDQISGGQKQRVAVARALVTNPEVVLADEPTANLDQATAHKIITLMREMRDSFGTTFVFSTHDPRIVEHADVVHTIEDGRLVQDSTFLSGGLSHA
- a CDS encoding desulfoferrodoxin FeS4 iron-binding domain-containing protein; translated protein: MANSGETYKCDVCGQVVKVQTGGAGTLVCCEQPMKKVT
- a CDS encoding hemerythrin domain-containing protein, which produces MKATQELRNEHEGIQLMLKVLTILARKASSGEPFDRGQAGKIIEFLRVFADKCHHGKEEDVLFPELEKAGIARQGGPIGVMLHEHVSGREFIRRMSEALPARNDKEFAEAATGYIALLSAHIQKENEVLFVMADKVLPAEKQEEMFRSFERIEEERIGPGVHESFHKLMDDLAAQYLAASPGSGA
- a CDS encoding ABC-type transport auxiliary lipoprotein family protein, whose translation is MTQPRGLTHTLLALVLSVSAVLLSGCLGALQQDPEPKSYYVLEARQPEQPLREPALKGTLLVRDIRVAPPFNTRSLTYRSGPSEYAADYYHLYLAQPGDLVTQQVRTWLGQSGLFRNVALPGSGLNADFILEGLVTELYGDFRDGKNAKAVVAAQFFLLDERGAGREIALSRSYRREAQLPERTPEGLMAAMNQAFSAVLRALSADLGSLDAAR
- a CDS encoding MlaD family protein; its protein translation is MARDSKYFRLGLFVLTGLLLMAGLAIAFGLGTLFTETIPAESYFNESVEGLEQGSPVKYRGVTIGSVSEIGFLVDAYPGVQGAAERYVLVRMDIRQHVAETLSAEDVGRNLEERIARGLRIRLTTQGLTGVAYLEIDYLDPLRNPLLPTDWRPETLYIPSAPSTYSRLEGAIENISTTLDEIARVDFGGLVNSINSVITTLDQALKDADVGSLGELMAQSLTELRETIRQANKLISAPETSAIITDASKAMASMRRMSEGAEQDVLTLARNLRQSSESIGQASEALSQLMANPDFKRGLGRFPEVMDSILVTTNEFNRTAKHLSSVAGNINDLTLSQRQNLEAVLGNLNTLMDNLNALVEDLNQNPSRALFGQPPAQVQSPFENR
- a CDS encoding outer membrane lipoprotein-sorting protein, whose product is MRNAHKFILALILALGLAQPAWSAQAIDGDELLRTIDRNLAPESYESYRKLINIEPDGSKREYTLYTVKKGQDRIASVFLAPTSDKGRATLRLGENMWLHIPNVGKPVRITSLQSVTGGIFNNADIMRLDFHVEYTVEGVEDKSESHLLRLKAKTREVAYDRLEMLVDKQALLPTEIRCLAASGMLIKTLYFKKPTDFGDGFMRPAVIETDSPLHKGYKSVMIFAKVQRRDLPDEVFTLNYLPRVESLRQ